One genomic window of Kiloniellales bacterium includes the following:
- the mobA gene encoding molybdenum cofactor guanylyltransferase MobA, translated as MTEGAAVAGVVMAGGLSRRMGGGDKGLRLLAGRSILERVIERARPQVGPLVLNANGDPARFETFGLPVAADVVEGFAGPLAGILTGLDWVSRNAPDCAWLASFACDAPFLPRDLVRRMLDAVSAEGADLACAASQGQAHPVFGLWPLGLKDDLARFLGEEGGRKVDVWTGRYRLATVTFEALATDAGPLDPFFNANRPDDLAAAERFAAALD; from the coding sequence ATGACTGAAGGCGCGGCGGTCGCCGGCGTGGTGATGGCCGGCGGGCTCTCGCGGCGCATGGGGGGCGGCGACAAGGGACTGCGCCTGCTGGCCGGCCGCTCGATCCTCGAGCGGGTTATCGAGCGCGCGCGGCCCCAGGTCGGACCCCTGGTGCTGAACGCTAACGGCGATCCGGCCCGCTTCGAGACCTTCGGCCTGCCGGTCGCCGCCGACGTGGTCGAGGGCTTCGCCGGGCCGCTGGCCGGCATCCTGACCGGTCTCGACTGGGTTTCCCGCAACGCGCCGGACTGCGCCTGGCTGGCCAGCTTCGCCTGCGACGCGCCCTTCCTGCCGCGCGATCTGGTCCGTCGCATGCTTGACGCCGTGTCGGCGGAGGGCGCCGACCTGGCCTGCGCCGCCTCGCAGGGCCAGGCCCACCCGGTCTTCGGTCTGTGGCCGCTCGGCTTGAAAGACGACCTGGCGCGGTTCCTGGGCGAGGAGGGCGGCCGCAAGGTCGACGTCTGGACCGGCCGCTACCGCCTGGCCACCGTGACTTTCGAGGCCCTGGCCACGGACGCCGGGCCGCTCGACCCCTTCTTCAACGCCAACCGGCCCGATGACTTGGCGGCGGCGGAACGCTTCGCCGCCGCTCTCGATTAG
- a CDS encoding ATP-binding cassette domain-containing protein, which translates to MAQTAILPGVAEGLCYQRRGRRLIDGLSFTIHEGPRTVLLGPNGAGKSLTLRLLHGLLRPSAGRIAWQGVEPRRRQAMVFQRPVMLRRSAAANIDFALVLRGLGAQDRQRRRDEALERTGLGKLAASPARALSVGEQQRLALARAWAVRPQVLFLDEPTASLDPAATRAVEAIVADIRESGTKIVMTTHDLGQARRLADEVLFLHNGRLVETAAAERFFDAPRSPEADAFLKGELLW; encoded by the coding sequence ATGGCGCAAACGGCGATCTTGCCCGGCGTGGCAGAGGGCCTCTGCTACCAGCGCCGCGGCCGCCGGCTGATCGACGGCCTCAGCTTCACGATCCACGAGGGCCCGCGCACCGTCCTGCTGGGGCCCAACGGCGCGGGCAAGAGCCTGACCCTTCGATTGCTCCACGGCCTGCTCCGGCCGAGCGCCGGACGGATCGCCTGGCAGGGCGTCGAGCCGCGCCGGCGCCAGGCCATGGTCTTTCAGCGCCCGGTCATGCTGCGCCGCTCGGCGGCGGCCAACATCGATTTCGCGCTGGTCCTGCGCGGCCTCGGCGCGCAGGACCGCCAGCGCCGGCGCGACGAGGCGCTCGAGCGCACCGGCCTGGGCAAACTGGCCGCCAGCCCGGCACGGGCGCTGTCGGTCGGCGAGCAGCAGCGCCTTGCGCTCGCCCGGGCCTGGGCGGTCCGGCCGCAGGTGCTGTTCCTGGACGAGCCCACCGCCAGCCTCGACCCGGCCGCGACCCGCGCCGTCGAGGCCATCGTCGCCGACATTCGGGAGAGCGGCACGAAGATCGTCATGACCACCCACGATCTCGGCCAGGCCCGACGGCTGGCCGACGAGGTGCTCTTCCTCCACAACGGCCGCCTGGTCGAAACGGCCGCGGCCGAGCGGTTCTTCGACGCGCCGCGGAGCCCCGAGGCCGACGCCTTCCTCAAGGGAGAATTGCTATGGTGA
- a CDS encoding extracellular solute-binding protein, giving the protein MVTFFGRRVLALCAGLALAVPALLGGAQASERFIVLASTTSTDNSGLFAHLLPSFTAKTGIEVRVVALGTGQALRLAERGDADVLLVHHRPSEDRFVAEGHGSARHDVMYNDFVILGPRADPAGIAGLSDAPEALVRIAAQGAVFMSRGDDSGTHKKERDLWRAAGVDVEAESGGWYRETGSGMGATLNTAAAQGSYLLSDRATWTAFRNKGDLAILAEGDPRLFNPYGVILVSSERHPHVKAAAGQAFIDWLISPEGQAKIAAFKVGGRQLFFPNAGGS; this is encoded by the coding sequence ATGGTGACGTTCTTCGGACGACGGGTTCTCGCCCTCTGCGCGGGCCTCGCCCTCGCCGTTCCGGCCCTGCTTGGCGGAGCCCAGGCGAGCGAGCGCTTCATCGTCCTGGCCTCGACCACCTCGACCGACAACTCGGGGCTCTTCGCCCATCTTCTGCCAAGCTTCACCGCGAAGACCGGGATCGAGGTCCGCGTGGTGGCGCTCGGCACCGGTCAGGCGCTGCGCCTGGCCGAGCGCGGCGACGCCGACGTCCTGCTGGTCCACCACAGGCCGTCGGAGGACCGCTTCGTCGCCGAGGGCCACGGCAGCGCGCGCCACGACGTCATGTACAACGACTTCGTGATCCTCGGCCCGCGGGCCGACCCGGCGGGCATCGCCGGGCTCTCCGACGCCCCCGAGGCACTGGTGCGCATCGCCGCGCAGGGCGCCGTTTTCATGTCGCGCGGCGACGACAGCGGCACCCACAAGAAGGAGCGCGACCTCTGGCGGGCAGCGGGAGTCGATGTCGAGGCTGAGAGCGGCGGCTGGTACCGCGAGACCGGCTCCGGCATGGGCGCGACCCTAAACACGGCCGCGGCCCAGGGCAGCTACCTCTTGAGCGACCGGGCAACCTGGACCGCCTTCCGAAACAAGGGCGACCTCGCGATCCTGGCCGAGGGCGACCCGCGCCTGTTCAACCCCTACGGCGTGATCCTGGTCAGTTCGGAGCGCCACCCCCACGTCAAGGCGGCGGCCGGCCAGGCCTTCATCGACTGGCTGATCTCGCCCGAGGGCCAGGCGAAGATCGCCGCCTTCAAGGTCGGCGGACGCCAGCTCTTCTTCCCCAACGCGGGCGGGTCCTGA
- the fdhD gene encoding formate dehydrogenase accessory sulfurtransferase FdhD — protein sequence MLAPDPEDPRLTVRVPGVDQDGQAVETSVVVERPLTLFLNGQEIVTMMTIADYPDFLAVGYLLNQNMLRPDDVITAIEHDDELEVVVVRTERQTDYEEKLKKKIRTSGCAQGTVFGDLMEKFEEVALPAEARLKTSWIYALSRKINQAPSLYLGAGAIHGCVLCRGDRPLVYMEDVGRHNAVDKIAGYMFLEGIAPDDKIFYTTGRLTSEMVIKTVQMGVPILISRSGFTAWGVDLARQAGLTLVGRAKGKRFIALAGEERIVFDGDPAAVAEEDARHQRKAGRGGDD from the coding sequence CTGCTGGCGCCGGACCCCGAGGACCCGCGCCTGACCGTGCGCGTGCCGGGCGTCGACCAGGACGGCCAGGCGGTCGAGACCTCGGTAGTGGTCGAGCGGCCGCTGACGCTGTTCCTGAACGGCCAGGAGATCGTCACCATGATGACGATCGCCGACTACCCGGACTTCCTCGCCGTCGGCTATCTCCTGAACCAGAACATGCTGCGGCCCGACGACGTGATCACCGCGATCGAGCACGACGACGAGCTCGAGGTGGTCGTGGTCCGGACCGAGCGGCAGACCGACTACGAGGAGAAGCTCAAGAAGAAGATCCGCACCTCGGGCTGCGCCCAGGGAACGGTGTTCGGCGACCTGATGGAGAAGTTCGAAGAGGTCGCCCTGCCGGCGGAGGCCCGGCTCAAGACATCCTGGATCTACGCCCTGTCGCGCAAGATCAACCAGGCGCCCAGCCTCTACCTCGGCGCCGGGGCGATCCACGGCTGCGTGCTCTGCCGGGGCGACCGGCCCCTGGTCTACATGGAGGACGTCGGCCGCCACAACGCGGTCGACAAGATCGCCGGCTACATGTTCCTCGAAGGCATCGCGCCCGACGACAAGATCTTCTACACGACCGGCCGCCTGACCTCGGAGATGGTGATCAAGACGGTCCAGATGGGCGTGCCGATCCTGATCTCCCGCTCGGGCTTCACGGCCTGGGGCGTGGATCTGGCGCGCCAGGCCGGCCTGACCCTGGTCGGCCGGGCCAAGGGCAAGCGCTTCATCGCCCTGGCCGGCGAGGAGCGCATCGTCTTCGACGGCGATCCCGCGGCGGTCGCCGAGGAGGACGCCCGGCACCAGCGCAAGGCGGGCCGGGGCGGCGATGACTGA
- a CDS encoding ABC transporter permease, with product MQDLTDAFATAFGLIAGLDPDLVEIVALSLRVSLTAVALAALIGLPLGAALALFRFPGREVLNVALNALMGLPPVVVGLFVYLMLSRAGPLGVLGLLFSPTAMIIAQCLLVAPIVAALSRQVVEDLWAEYQEQLQSLGCGPARAIPTLLWDGRTSLVTVVLAGFGRASAEVGAVMIVGGNIDHVTRVMTTAIALETSRGDLALALGLGLILMLLSLAINGAAYAVSRASRPAAA from the coding sequence ATGCAGGATCTCACCGACGCCTTCGCCACGGCCTTCGGCCTGATCGCCGGTCTCGACCCCGACCTGGTGGAGATCGTCGCCCTGTCGCTCAGGGTCAGCCTGACCGCGGTCGCCCTGGCCGCCCTGATCGGCCTGCCGCTCGGCGCGGCTCTGGCCCTCTTCCGCTTTCCCGGCCGCGAGGTCCTGAACGTCGCGCTCAACGCCCTGATGGGCCTGCCTCCGGTCGTGGTCGGCCTCTTCGTCTATCTCATGCTGTCGCGCGCCGGCCCCTTGGGCGTGCTGGGCCTGCTGTTCAGCCCGACGGCGATGATCATCGCCCAGTGCCTCCTGGTCGCCCCCATCGTCGCGGCCCTGTCGCGCCAGGTGGTCGAGGATCTCTGGGCCGAGTACCAGGAGCAGCTCCAGTCCCTCGGCTGCGGCCCGGCCCGGGCGATCCCGACCTTGCTGTGGGACGGCCGGACCAGCCTGGTGACCGTGGTCCTGGCCGGTTTCGGGCGGGCCAGCGCCGAGGTCGGGGCCGTCATGATCGTCGGCGGCAACATCGACCACGTGACCCGGGTCATGACCACGGCGATCGCTCTGGAGACCTCGCGCGGCGACCTCGCGCTCGCGCTCGGCCTCGGCCTGATCCTCATGCTCCTCTCCCTGGCGATCAACGGCGCGGCCTACGCGGTCAGCCGCGCGTCCCGTCCGGCGGCGGCCTAG